In one Anas platyrhynchos isolate ZD024472 breed Pekin duck chromosome 8, IASCAAS_PekinDuck_T2T, whole genome shotgun sequence genomic region, the following are encoded:
- the GNG5 gene encoding guanine nucleotide-binding protein G(I)/G(S)/G(O) subunit gamma-5: MSGSSNVAAMKKVVQQLRLEASVTRVKVSQAAADLKQFCLQNAQHDPLLTGVSSSTNPFRPQKVCSFL, encoded by the exons ATGTCGGGCTCCTCCAACGTGGCGGCCATGAAGAAGGTGGTGCAGCAGCTGCGCCTGGAGGCCAGCGTCACGCGCGTCAAG GTTTCTCAGGCCGCAGCGGACTTGAAGCAGTTCTGCCTGCAGAATGCACAACATGATCCCCTACTGACAGGAGTGTCATCAAGTACAAATCCATTCAGACCCCAGAaagtttgttcatttttgtaa
- the RPF1 gene encoding ribosome production factor 1: MAAGGQTPGGGNMAVGGAGPERGAEPPAPERVLFPPTFSVSEIKNKQRRHFMFVRWKQQQRKEKLALRKKRRKEREALGDKAPPKAVPKTIENQRVYDETTVDPNDEEVAFDEATDEFAPYFNRQTVPKILITTSDRPRGRTVRFCEQLSTVIPNSHVYYRRGLALKRIIPQCIARDFTDLIVINEDRKIPNGLVLSHLPDGPTAHFKMSSVRLRKEIKRKGKQPTEHVPEVILNNFTTRLGHSVGRMFASLFPHDPQFIGRQVATFHNQRDYIFFRFHRYIFKSEKKVGIQELGPRFTLKLRSLQKGTFDSKFGEYEWVHKRREMDTSRRKFHL; the protein is encoded by the exons ATGGCGGCCGGCGGGCAGACGCCGGGTGGCGGTAACATGGCGGTCGGCGGGGCAGGCCCCGAGCGCGGTGCAGAGCCGCCGGCCCCGGAGCGAGTCCTCTTCCCGCCGACGTTCAGCGTGTCCGAGATCAAGAACAAGCAGCGCCGGCACTTCATGTTCGTCcgctggaagcagcagcagaggaag GAGAAGCTGGCCCTCAGGAAGAAGCGGAGGAAGGAGCGAGAAGCCCTCGGAGACAAG GCACCTCCAAAAGCCGTTCCGAAGACTATTGAAAATCAGAGAGTTTATGATGAGACAACTGTAGATCCCAATGATGAAGAG GTTGCATTTGATGAAGCGACTGATGAATTTGCACCATACTTCAACAGACAGACAGTTCCTAAGATTCTTATTACAACGTCAGACAGACCTCGTGGG AGGACAGTGAGGTTCTGTGAACAGTTGTCTACGGTTATACCTAATTCGCATGTCTACTATCGAAGAGGATTAGCTTTGAAAAGGATTATTCCACAATGTATCGCGAGGGACTTCACAGATTTAATCGTCATTAATGAAGATCGTAAAATACCAA ACGGTCTTGTTTTAAGTCACTTGCCTGATGGTCCTActgctcattttaaaatgagtagCGTCCGCTTGCGTAAAGAAATAAAG CGAAAAGGGAAGCAGCCTACAGAACATGTACCTGAAGTCATCTTGAATAATTTTACAACACGACTTGGCCATTCTGTTGGTCGCATGTTTGCTTCTCTCTTCCCACATGATCCTCAGTTCATCGGAAGACAAGTAGCGACATTTCACAACCAGCGAGACTACATCTTTTTCAGATTCCACAG GTATATCTTCAAGAGTGAAAAGAAAGTGGGAATTCAAGAACTTGGGCCACGTTTTACATTAAAGTTGAGGTCCCTTCAAAAAGGAACCTTTGATTCCAAATTTGGAGAATATGAATGGGTTCATAAG cGTCGAGAAATGGACACAAGTAGAAGAAAATTTCACTTATAA